One window from the genome of Pirellulales bacterium encodes:
- a CDS encoding sulfatase — MIPKIQMHPRHWQLFLIGWSLLGLLAGGGAVAASGEQPRPAPVALPRNILLFVADDLGLQLGCYGDQQAVTPHIDAFAQSGTRFTHAFCNTASCSPSRATILTGQHSHTHGMYGLAHNEHHFRLREGVSTLPALLRETGYYTGVVGKFHVEPAEVVRFNMINPVTGGNNDPVGLTNGFKKVMSNAAGKPFLAYVCTTDPHRPFANQREYDQVIPRKFDPVKLMVPRFLPDRQETRADLAEYYAAISRMDAAFGMIVDALTAAGHAEDTLILFLSDNGMPWPGAKTTLYDAGTHLPLIIRQPGHKLPGGTNNALVSWVDLLPTILEYAQVADLGRKLPPNLAGRSFFKILEESAPVGWDEWYGSHTFHEVTMYYPMRGMRTRQYKYIRNLAHQLPFPTAQDLYGSPTWQAALREEKSLYGERGLGEFLQRPAEELYDLQSDPHEARNLAGEPGQAPRLREMRQKVHAWQTATGDPWLIKDQHE; from the coding sequence ATGATTCCTAAAATTCAAATGCATCCCCGCCACTGGCAATTATTTTTGATCGGTTGGAGTTTATTAGGGTTACTAGCAGGGGGGGGAGCTGTGGCGGCCAGCGGGGAACAACCGCGGCCGGCTCCGGTCGCGCTCCCACGCAACATTTTACTTTTTGTCGCGGACGACCTGGGTTTGCAGTTGGGGTGTTATGGTGATCAGCAGGCAGTGACGCCCCACATCGATGCCTTTGCCCAAAGTGGCACCCGCTTTACGCACGCTTTTTGCAATACCGCGAGTTGCAGCCCCAGCCGCGCAACCATTTTGACCGGTCAGCATAGCCACACGCACGGCATGTATGGCTTGGCGCACAATGAGCATCATTTTCGCCTGCGGGAGGGAGTCTCTACACTACCGGCATTGTTACGCGAGACTGGCTATTACACGGGAGTGGTGGGAAAGTTTCATGTCGAACCGGCGGAGGTGGTGCGATTTAACATGATCAACCCCGTGACCGGTGGAAATAACGACCCGGTCGGATTAACCAACGGATTTAAGAAAGTTATGAGTAACGCGGCGGGCAAACCATTCTTGGCCTATGTTTGCACGACCGACCCGCATCGTCCTTTTGCCAACCAGCGCGAATATGATCAGGTTATCCCCCGAAAATTTGACCCCGTAAAATTGATGGTGCCGCGCTTTTTACCCGATCGCCAGGAAACGCGCGCGGATCTGGCCGAATACTATGCCGCTATCTCCCGAATGGACGCCGCCTTTGGCATGATCGTGGATGCCCTTACGGCCGCGGGACACGCGGAGGATACCTTAATCCTCTTTCTCAGTGATAACGGCATGCCCTGGCCCGGGGCCAAGACCACCCTTTATGACGCCGGCACGCATTTGCCGCTTATTATCCGACAACCAGGACACAAATTGCCCGGCGGCACCAACAACGCCCTGGTGTCTTGGGTGGACTTGCTACCCACAATTCTGGAGTATGCCCAAGTCGCCGACCTAGGCCGCAAACTACCGCCAAATTTAGCGGGGCGGTCGTTTTTCAAAATTTTAGAAGAATCCGCACCCGTGGGTTGGGATGAATGGTATGGCAGTCATACCTTTCACGAAGTAACCATGTATTATCCAATGCGCGGCATGCGCACCCGCCAATATAAGTACATTCGCAATCTGGCGCACCAACTGCCGTTTCCCACCGCGCAAGACTTGTACGGCTCTCCCACGTGGCAAGCGGCATTGCGGGAGGAAAAGTCATTGTATGGGGAGCGCGGTTTAGGGGAGTTTTTGCAGCGGCCCGCGGAAGAGTTGTATGATTTGCAGTCCGATCCCCACGAGGCTCGCAATCTGGCGGGTGAACCCGGTCAAGCGCCGCGGTTGCGGGAAATGAGGCAAAAAGTCCATGCCTGGCAAACTGCCACGGGCGATCCGTGGCTCATCAAAGACCAGCACGAATAA